TTACTTATTATTTTAGGTATTGTGTCAGCTGCAATTACTGCTTTATTTGTACTTGCGTTGTTATATGATAAAAAAAGAATTGTAGAAATTCAAAGCTTTTTAGGTGATAAATCAATTGATGTAGTTAATGCAGTTAATAACGATTTAAAAAGTGAAAACAAAGCTTGAAGAAGACTTTACATTATTGTATTTATCTTATTAGTTCTTCTTCCGCTTGCGATTATTATTTATTTAATTTATAGAAAAGTTCTTTCAAGAAGAAAATAAAATGAAACTTTTAGTTTTTATCGAAAACCAATTTAATGACATTGAATTAACTACTCCATTAAGCTATTTAAAAAGAGCAGATGAAAACTTAGAAATTACCTATTATCATCCTCATTTGTCAAGTGCAAATGGACAATATAATATCTCTTATATCCAAAACATTTCAAATCAAATTGGTGATTTAGATTCATATGATGCTTTCTTTATTCCTGGCGGAAAAGGAGCACAATCACTTAGAAAAAATGAACATTTACTAAAAATTATTAGCTCACTCATTGCTCAAAATAAGCTAGTTTTTGCAATTTGTGACGCACCAAATGTTTTACTTGAAAACAATTTAATTCCTGAAAAATGACCTTATTCTTCATTCCCTAGCAATTGAAGCGCTACTTACCAAAATAGCTTCAGAAGCGAAGAGATGGTCTCTAGAGCTAACAATTTAATTACAGCTAGATGCGCTTTTGCAAGCAATGAATTAGGCCTTACAATGGTTGAAATTCTCTATGGAAAAGAAACTGCTAACCTTGTTTCTTTTGGGATGACAGGAAATAAATAATCAAAAATGAGTATCCTTTTATTCAAGGATACTCATTTTTTACTAAGTTTTGTGCTCTAGAAATTCCCAAAGATGAATAGCTCTATATTATAGTGTTATTCATCATTTTAATTTCAAAAGTATCATCCTTAATAAACTATTTCCTTATGCGTAGGAAAAATAGCATTAAAGAGAAATGACTAAAACAATGTCATTTGATCTGTATCTTCTAGCTCGTCTAAAACTCCCATTTCTTTTACAATTCCAAATAAAGTAGAGTTAATTCCAGATCTTTTTGCAAAGTCTTCTTTAGTTCGATATGGTTTTTCTTCTCTGGCTATAATAATTTTTTCAGCCATAGCTCCACCTAAACCTTTAATTGCTGAAAATGGTGGGATTAACGCTTTGTTTTGATAATCAATAACTCACTCTTTATCCAGTGATTTAGTTAATTGAATATTTGTAATCGTAAACCCTCTAGCATAAAGTTCTCTAGCACATTCAAGTGAGACAATAAGTTCTTCATCTTTAACTTTCTTAGCACTAAGAGAGCTAAGTTCTTTTAATTTAGCATTAATTTTCTTAGCACCTGGGTCATTTGCCATTACAGTTACGTCAAATTCTTCTACCCTAGTGGTTAAAAATGTTGCATAGTAAGCAAGTGGGTGATAAAGCTTGAATCACGCAATTCTTCAAGCCATTAAAACATATGCAGTGGCATGGGCTTTAGGGAACATATAGGCAATTTTCTTCATACTTTCAATGTATCAATCAGGGACATCATGTTTTTTAAGTTCTGCTTCTTGCTCGCTTGAAACCCCTTTTCCTTTACGCACTTGCTCCATTACTTTAAATGAATAAAGTGGATCTACACCTTTATTAATTAAATAAACCATAATATCATCACGACAAGAAATAACATCTTTAATGGTCATATTTTTTTCTTTAATAAGGGTTTGTGCATTGTTAGTTCACACATCAGTTCCATGTGAAAGCCCTGAAAGTGAAATTAAATCAGCAAAGCTAGTTGGAGCAGCTTCATTAAGCATTCTCCGTACGAAGTTAGTACCAAATTCAGGAATTCCAAGTGCACCAGTTTTTTCATCACCAATTTGACTTGGAGATATTCCAAGCTCTTTTGTAGAGCTAAATAACGACATAACTCTTGGATCTTTTTTCGGTATATCTTTTTTAACATCAATACCCGTTAATCTTTCAAGCATTCTAATTGCAGTTGGATCTAAGTGACCTAAAATATCTAATTTTAAGACATTATCGTGAATTGCGTGGAAATCAAAGTGGGTAGTTTTTCAATCTAAAGCAATATCATCAGCTGGGTAATTTGATGGTGTGAAATCTTCAACATCGTATTCTTTTGGAATAATGATAATTCCACCAGGGTGTTGCCCGGTTGTTCTTTTAACCCCTTCAATTTTAGTTGAAAGGAAATCAATGTAAGTTGAAGAATAAGGTAATCCATATTCTTCAACAGCTTTTTTAATATAACCATAAGCAGTCTTGTTTTTAATTGTCGAAATTGTACCAGCTCTAAAAGTGTGTGATTCACCAAAAAGTCTTTTAATTTCGTTGTGAATTTCACCTTGGTATTCTCCTGAGAAGTTTAAATCGATATCAGGAACTTTATCTGCATTAAACCCAAGGAAGGTTTCAAATGGAATGGTGTGACCATCTTTATCCATTTTGGTTCCACATTTATCACAATCTTTATCATCTAAGTCAAACCCACTAGTTACAGTTGTATTTTCTACAAGCTCAAAACTCTTACAATTGCTGCAAATGTAATGCGGCGGAAGTGGATTAACTTCAGTAATCCCTGATAAAGTAGCTACTAATGAAGAGCCAACACTACCACGACTACCTACTAAATAACCATTATCAAGACTCTTTTTAACTAAAATATGTGAAATTCAGTAAATAACGTCAAAACCGTATTTTAAAATTGGTTCAATTTCTTTTTTGATTCTTTCTTCTACAATTTTAGGTAATTTTTCACCATATTTTTCATGCGCTGTTTTGTAAACTAAATCTGGTAATTTAGACTTAGAATTATCGAAAATAGGTGTGTACAAGTCTTTTTTGATAACTTCAATGTTATCTTCAATCATCTGGTCAATTTTATGTGTATTTTCAATAACTACTTCGTTAATATCATCAAGATTTCCTAAGAAGGTAAAAGCTTGCTTCATTTCTTTAGTAGTTAAAAAATGAAGTTGTGGGATTTTTAAAGTCCCTTCTGCCGCTTTTTGGTAGTTAAATAAAAAGTGAGGTACGTTACCAATTCCTTTAGCATACACAAGTGGTTTAAAGAATTCTCGATGTTCTTTTCTTTCATATCTTGCATCGCTAATAGCTACAGGTGTTTTTCCAAGTGATTTAGCCTTTTTATATAGGTTTTTTAGGCTTATTTCAATTTGCTCGCGACTAAATCCATCATCTGTAATTAAGTGTTCTAAGCTATTTGGATGTGGAATTTCCACATAATCAAACTTGCTAATAATGAGATCTACATTATCCTCGCTTGAATATAAAACTGCATCAATTAATGGACTTCTAACCCCTCCTGAACCAATTAAAATGCCTTCAACACCTATTAAATCTTGATAGAAAATTTTAGGACCTTTGAAATATCTTTGAGTCAGTGAAAGAGTAACTAATTTGAATAGGTTTTTAAGTCCAATTTGATTTTTGACAAGAACAGTAATTTGATCTGGTCTTGTTTTTTCATAAACTGCTTTAGATTTGTAATTGTAAAGCTGATCTAAATCGTTAATGTCCATTTCTTTGAATTTATTAATAGATTTAATTCATGCTTGTGCAAGAACGTCCGCGTCATAATCAGCACGGTGAGCTACGTTTGAATCATATAAAACACCTAAGTTAGAACAAAAATCACCAAGTGAGTGTTTTGATTTTTCTTGGAATAAAATCCTACTTACCATAAGTGAGTCAATATAGACTGTATTTGGATAAGGAATGTTATTTTGCTTGAACTTTTCTAAAATGAAGTTCATATCGAATTTAGCATTGTGAGCAATTGCAATCCGGTTATTCAAAATGTCATAAATTTTTTGTAAACCTTCTTGAAGTTCAAGACCTTCTTTTTCAAGCATTTGGTCAGTAATTTTAGTAAGTCCAACAGTAAAAGCGGAAAGTTTTTCGCTTGCTTTAATGAAAAATTGGAATTTTTCAGCTATCATTCCATTTCTTACAATTGAACCCCCAAATTCGATAATTTCACCAAAAGTTGCTGAAAGACTAGTGGTTTCAATATCGAAAGCAATATATTCGTTAGCTTCTAAAAGAGAGTTTTGGTATTCATTTAAAATCGCTCTATGATTCTCATCAATAACACTAAAACTTACTCCGTAAATAGGTTTGATCCCTTCTTTTTTAGCGCTTGCAAAGAATTTAGGGAAAGATTGCACGCTGTTTGAATCCACAATTGCTACTGATTTATGTCCGTATTTTTTAGCAAGCTCAACAATTTCGTTAGCTTCCATAATTCCGTCCATAACATTCATTTTACTTTTAGTATTTAGTTCAATTCTTTTTACTTCTTCATCATCACTAATTTCTGAAATGATATCATCATAAGGTTTTAAGAAACTAACTTTAATGTTTTTTGTGCTTGTATCATAGCTCCGATTATCAAGCATTCCATAAACATCAACACTTTGACCTACTTTAAAAATTTCATCATCTTTGAGCGGTTCATTTCTAAAATAAGTTAAAGAAATAGCATCTTTATAATCAGTGACGCTATATTTATAGATAAAAAAGGTTCCCCGATCAATGAGCTCATATTTATAAATCAACCCTTGAAAATTTACATAATAATTATCAGGAATATCTTCCAGTTTATTGATTTCACTAATTGTCACAGGGATATAGTTTTGATTTTTAAGCCTTGCATTGTAATTTGAAAATCTTTTGGTTCTTGCAACTTTAGATTCAAAAGAATCTTCTTCAAATTTATTATTTTGCTCCATTTCTTTAATTAATGACGAAAGATTTTTGTGCTCAAGCTCTCTAGCTGGAGTTTCAAAATAAACAATTTCTAAATCGAATTTGTTTATTCCATAAAAATACATTTTGTCTTTAATTAACTCTTCAATATCGTGCAGAAGAAGCGGATCATTAATAAAACTTTGCTTAATTACTCATTTTTGAGCTCCTGATTTAAATTCTCAAGAATTAAGGTTAATAATGCTCTTTGTGAAATCTTTAAAGCAGTTAGTTTCACGAATGATTTCTTTTAAATAATTCTTAATTTCAGGCTCTTCAATTGAGTAATTAAGAATTTCAAAATGAGGCTCTATTAAAAACCCTCTTGATTCACCATAGTAGCTCATTTTAGCTAATAAAATCGAAAAATCATTGATTTTTGGTAAATACGGGATTGTAAAAGTGATGTCCATTCTTTTATCTTTTTCATAAAAAATAACATCTTTAATTCTTGTTTCTTTAAGTGACTCAAGTGTATTTAAACTAATTTCTTGAGCAAAGCTAGAGAAATTTTTATGTGTATAAAAAGCTTTGTACATAAATCCACCCCTAAATAGTTGCAAAAATCATAATTAAACTTCAAAAACAAAACACAGTAGCTATGCTATCTAAGCGATCAAGCACTCCTCCATGTCCTTTTAATATAGAAGAAAAGTCCTTAATTTCACATCATCTTTTCACAATTGAGAAATATAAATCACCAAAAAGTGCAATCAAAGGTGCAAACACTAAAAATGAATTAAAAGTAATTACATATTTAGTCCCTGAAGTAAAGAATAATGAATACGGGTTTTCTTCCCCTTTGAAAATTTCTTTGGTTCCAAAAATAAGGACAAGTGCACCTACAAAAGAAAGTACATATCCAACAATAGCTCCTTCTCAAGTTTTTTTAGGGCTAACTGCAGGTGCTAATTTTTTCTCAAAGAATTTGTGCCCAAGAAGCACTCCTCCAAAAAATCCACCCATGTCATAGAATGTAGAAATAAGAATAAAAAGAATAATAAAAATCATTCCTGTTTTAGTGCTTAAAAGAGCAAATAGTGTCTTAATAAAAGCAAATAAAATAAATAGTGAAAGCATAAATGAAATTGATTTATTTACTAAATTTCCTAAAATTGCTTGTCTTCTGAGCATTGCATATCTAATTATAAAAAATGATAATCCGCCTAAAAGAGGAATTAAAAAGATGGTAAAGTCTTTATTAATAATCTCTGTAAAAATAGATGTAATTTGCTGTTTTTCAAGTCCAATAAGAATATCTTTAGTCTTTCCAAATCATAGTTTGTTTGTGTAATCTGGACTAACAAAAAGTAGCCCTAGTAAAATTACTGCAAAAATGATGCTCACATATAGATTTTCAAGATATGCTCTTGTGAGTTCAAAAAAGATTCATCCAATTAAAATTGATGAAATAATGATTGAAGGAATTCTTAATGCTAAAAATCCATTTCCTACTAAATCATAGTGATAAAAGGAAATTCTTAAGAGGGTAAATAACCCTATAAAAACTGCTACCATTACAATTGAAGGAATAAGTCTTCCCATTAAAAAGTCTTTATTTTTTAACTTACTAAAATTCATATAATGATTATATGATATTTGAATAAAAAAGTTTTAAATTAGCTCATTTGCTATTGTTTCGCTTTTTAAATGTTAATTTTTAACTATTCGATAATATAAAGGTGCAAATTATATATAACTTGAGTAGTTAAAAATTAAGATAAAGAGGTGAGAAAGATGAGAAAAAAGATAAGCGAAAAAGGTACAGCTTTTAAAAAGTTAGTTAAAAATGTTTTTAACCTGTTGCTATAGCAATTCTTGTTGTTGTTATTGTTGCAATTATAGGCTTTATTGTATGAGGTGCATATAATGCTGATTGAAACTTTTCAAAAGTCAATTATGTAGCAATATTTGCTGGTTGATTAGGTGGAAGTTTAATTGGAGGTTACATTCTTCTTGCTGCTGCTTATTTCGGATTAAGATACACAGTGTATAAAGGTCACTTCATTATAGAAGTAGAAAAATCAGTACATCAATTTGTTTTAGAACCTTTAACTGAATTCTTTGATAGTAAAGAAAGCAAATTTAGAGAATTCTGTGTCAAAGATAAAAAAGTAAGGGTAAGCAATAAATTAACTCAAGAAAAAATTCACACCGCTTCTAATACAGTCAAAAACTCACAAGAAACAGTTGCAGCCCAAGGAAAAGGAGATTTTAATAGGCTAAGACTTGGTTTTGCCCAAGAAAATCCCAGTGGGGTTGAAGATACCAATAACAGCCTTGTTGTTCAAAAAGATGCTAATTCAACTATTGTTGCTAAAGAAAAATCTAGTGGTACATCTTCAGGCGCAAGCAATATACTCCTAAGTTTGACACTTTTAAAACTTAAAACGACGAATAACCCTACAATATAGAGCTATTCGTCGTTTTTATATCACAATTCCTATATAGTAAATTTTACGTCTTCACATTTACCAATAGTTTCAATTGGTTTAAGTCCAAGAACTTTTAATATAGTTTTGAACTCTTCAGATTCTTCTGATTTAATATAAGTATTTATTTCTGGGATAATTGATAATTTTTGATTTTTAATTGATTCAATTATTTTATTCGTAGGAAGCGGATAACCACAATATTCAAGAACAAATTCTAAATATCTTTGAATCGTGAGTGCAAGGAAGCAAATTAAAAAATGTCCTTTGATTGTCTTTTCAGTTGAAAGATAAATTGGTCTTACTTCAAAGTTTGTTTTCATCACTCTAAAACTTTCTTCTATTTTTCAAAGTTTTGAATATTGTTCAATAATTTCCATTTCATCCATATCTTCATGAGATGTTAAAATTCCATAAAATCCATCTGCGGCTTCATCTTTCAAAATCGCTTGATGATCTAACTCAACTTCGTTAGCTGAAAGTTTTAAATACTTCTTACCACCTCTTTTCATTTCTGATTTTATAGCTGATAAATTGAGTAATTTTTCAGCTTTTTTAATAAGTCTTTCACGATCTTTTTTATCTTTTCTTTGTCTCTTTCCAGAGAAAGTTAAAATCAGTTTATTGTCAATTTCATAAAAGGTATTATTAGATTTAAAAAGCTCTTTGTGATCTTGTTTTTTCACACTGAATTCTTCATACATCATTTTATATGTATCAAGATCATAAATTCCTTCAATTTTATTTTCTTTACCTTTGATTTTGTAAGCCATTATGTAATCGTATCCTGCTTGTTTTATGGCTAATAAGTTACTTTTTGAGTTTAAACCTCTATCTGCAACAATAGTAATTTTATCTATACCTAAGTCTCTTTTTATATTCTCTAAAACAGGTTTTAAAGTCAAGAAATCAGATGTGTTTCCAGGGAATAAATCATAATAAATCGGTATTCCCATATCGTCGATTAAAAGACCTAAAACAACTTGAGTTTGGTTAACTTTATTGTCTTTTGAAAAACCAAATTTTCTAAGTTCATCAGGTATAAAACTTTCAAAATAAACAGTTGTAACGTCATAGAAACAGAATGTTAAATTTCTGTTAATTTTGTCTACAAATTGTTCATTTAAATGTTTTAAAATATCCGCTTTTTTATCCTGTAAAAACTCAAGTGATCTATAAATGTCTTTCAAACTATCATCAAATTTGTATCAATATTTTTTAATTTTTTCAACTGAACTTCTTTTAGAAGATGGTTCTAAAATTCTTGTTAAAATTAGCATTTTTGTAATTGATGCTAGGTCATATTTTGACCTACTATTTTTCTTTTGTAAGTCATTTAAGAAATTTGGTAATTCTAGATAATTTATGATTTCTTCGTAAACTAAATTTCCATATCCTTTAATTTCTGTTCCTTTAAATTTGTCCAATTTTAAAGAATTCATGATTTGTAAAATTTGTTCGTTTCTATCTTTTTGTTTTTGATTTTTCTTTGAACTAACAGATTCTTTTAATTCTTCAATGAAGTTTGGATTATCTTTTGTAAGATCTTCTAATTTACCTAAAAATTTTACTTCTCTAATTTTTGGTTTTTTAGTTTCTTTATCTCAATATGATTCTACGATTCTTACATATTGTGTTTTATTCTTTTTGATGATTTGTACTGATGCCATAATTTGTCCTTTTTACCATATTATACCATATATTTACTATATATGAAATAAAAAAATAAAAAATTTCTTAATATATGTAATATATTAAGAAATTCAAAAAGTCTTAAAAAAGACCAAAGTGTCAAAGTTAGGAAAAAGTAAGGGTAAGCAATAAATTAACTCAAGAAAAAATTCACACCGCTTCTAATACAGTCAAAAACTCACAAGAAACAGTTGCAGCCCAAGGAAAAGGAGATTTTAATAGGCTAAGACTTGGTTTTGCCCAAGAAAATCCCAGTGGGGTTGAAGATACCAATAACAGCCTTGTTGTTCAAAAAGATGCTAATTCAACTATTGTTGCTAAAGAAAAATCTAGTGGTACATCTTCAGGCGCAAGCAATATACTTCTAAAAAATAATGACTTTGACCAAAAAATGAAGTAAAAAATATTGAGAAAATTGAATATGAATTAGCAGAGATGAATCTTGAACTAGAAGATGTAAGAGATAAATTGATTCAAGTTGTATTCAATAAAATTAAAGATCGTTATAGCGAGTAGCACTTATTAAACATTATGAAGGTTTCTTAATTCTTCAAGATAAATATTTTAATGTAAAAGATGAAGAAAATAATAATCCTAACTTTAAAAATAAAAATGTTATGATGTTCTCGAAAAGAAATGTTGAACCTGTAAAAGTAGAAGGTCTTGTTTCTGTTTATTCTTCAGACCTAGCACCTATTGTAAGAAACAAAGATAAAGAGCAAGATGAAAAAACGATGGATAAAGCTTTAAATAATTTATTAAGCAAGTATATTGTTTCATTAATGAAAAATTTAAATACTCTTAATGATGTTTTAGCAAATAAAGGAGATAAAAATTCTAACAATAAAAACGATAAAGGTAAAATTACTCCAGTGGCTTGACAAACACTTCAAGATGTATCTAGAGCTTTATTAGATATTCACGATAAATAATTATTAACTTTATAATCCATTTCTTTATGAAATAGGTTTTTATTACAAGTTTGAAAGTTTTAAAATTTAAAAATAGAAAATAACTATTCATTTTTTAATACACTATTTGATATATGGTATCTTTATATTAATTATTAAAATAAATATCTCTTCACAAAGGGATGCTGAATATTTGAATAAGTATATTTTATAAACAAACCATCATTGGAACTATTTTTGCAAAAAAATTGAAAGCACATTTATATGCTTTAATAAATTTATGAAAATTATCCCAATTTTTGGTGTATTTTTTCAATTAGTTGCTGTTGATCGTTTGTATTAAAAATTTTTATTGCAAATTTCAAAAACCTTTCTTTCTTTTCTATCATTTTTTTAATAATTTCTTTTTGATCCTCATCTCTTCCTTTGTTTTTACTTAAACACAAATGGCAAATTGGACATAATTTAATCAAATTTTCGATTACGTCAAATTCATAACCATTTTTGAATGAAATGCCGTGATGAACTTCTAAATATAGAAAACCATCTTTTTTCATAAATGTTCTATCTTCTAAATTGTATTTATCCCCACAACCCACACATATATTTTCATCATTTTTATACACAATGTCACGAATAAATTTACTTCTTACTTTTTTGCTTTCTAATAGATCACTTTCTATTTTAAATTTATATTCTTCTCTAAGGTTTTGAATTTCCTTATTGTTTAATTCTCTATTGTAAATATCAGAAAGATAAGAATTTAATCTATTTATGGTTTTACTTTTGCTAATTTTAAAATTTGAAAATTCAAAAAATGAATAGTTATCTTTCTTGATAGATTTTGCATTAAAAACATTTTCAATAATGTTAATTTTGTATGGATTTGTAAAGCCCACAATTGAACTGTATCACAACAGATTTATTCTTAGTTGTGTATTTCTTTTTTTACCATTAATATATTGTTTTTGTAGCTCTCTAAAATTTAAATTAATTAAATTTAGAGGTATGTTTAAAATGTCTATTATGATTTGAATTTTTCGTCCACTTTCTACTGAACTAAAAAAATAATCTATGCTTAAAAAGTTTAACTTTTCATCGACGCTTCCTCTTAGTTCGAAAAACCCAGTTAAAAATTCTCTTTTTTCATTTGTTATTTCTTCATCTTTATACATTTTGTTTTCTGATATAAATTTGATAAAAAGATCATATTCAAATGTTTTTAAATCAAGATTTAAATCATTTTCTAAAACAAAAACAGATGACATATTAGAATTGTTTATAACAAAACTATTATCAAAATTATTTTTGAAATTTTCTAAAATAGTTCAATAAGGATATTCTCCTGATAAATCGTTAAGTTTATTTCTGTATTCTACTGCAATTTCTTTAAATTCATCATCAGTAAATGTTGATTTTTTTGATTGTTTAAAGGTGGAAATTGTAAAAATATATTGATTATTTTTAGAAAAAATGGTTCTACTTAAAAATGAACCAAATAAAAATGGTGTAATTTTTTTAGATTTTAAAAATTCACTTACTTTAATTATGTTCATTTAAAATCCTTTCTCTTGCAAGTTCAAAATATTTTTGGTCTTTTTCAACACCAATAAAACTTCTGTTTAATCTCAAAGATGCTACTCCAGTAGTTCCTGAACCCATAAAGGGATCGATAATTACATCTCCTTCATTTGTATGAATTTTAATGATTTCATTCATTAAAGTAAGACTTTTTTGTGTCGGGTGAAAAGTTCTTTCTTTCCCAGAAACTACACCTGTAATAAATTCTGATCTTAAATATGGTGTTTCTTTTGGTTTGTTAAAAATTCATTTGGCTCCTTTTTTCACTCCCCATATAGCAAATTCTTTATCTTGAACATATCTTCTATCTACATTTCTAGGCATTGGATTAGTTTTCTTTCAAACTAAAACATCTTTAACAACAATATTATTTTTTATTAATTCATCTATTAAATAACTTATATATAAATATGAGCAAAAAATTATTATACTTCCATTTGGTTTCAATAATTCTGTGTACGATTTAATTCAAGCTGTTAAATCAAAATTTTCATCTCATTCACCGAAATGAATACCCTTTCTTTTTCCGGATGTAAGAGTATGGAAACTGTTTTCCTTTGAAATATTATATGGTGGATCAGTGATAATGTGATCTACTTTTAAACCATCATTTTTTAGTTCTTTGATTATGGTATATGCATCTGCGTTATATATTTTTCAATCTTTATTAGTAAGAACTTCATTTTTATATGCTCTTTGAATTGTTGCACCTATTTCTTTAGCCATTAAAGGCGGAACAGCATTTCCTATTTGTTTGCAAATACTTGTTTTGTTACCTAAAAATAAATATGAATCAGGAAAAGATTGAATTCTCGCCGCTTCCCTTGGAGTTATCGCTCTATTTAAAAAAGGATGAGAGTTTCTTCCGTTTGATGGAGTATCAAATCTAGTATCTATTGTTGGACTTATTGTGTCTCATTTTAATCTAGATCAAGTTGTTTTAAATTTTTGTTTTCCATGCAAATGTGTAGGTAAATGACTTTTGTCACCTTCCGGTGGTATCATTTTAAGTTTTTCGATTGCTAAATCTGAATGTTTAGTTGCTATGTGATTGTATAGTTTTTCACCACGCATTAATAATTGATATTGTGTTTCCCCTTCATTTAAATATTCGGTTTCTTTTTCTCCTTCTCCTGATGATAAATAGGCTAAATCAGAAATAGCATCTCTTACAGTTGTAATTTTTTCTACTGTTTTTACTGGAAGATTTATACTTTTGCTTAATGAACCTATAATTATTGTTCTTTCTCTATTTTGTGGGACGCCAAAATCTTTAGCATTAATAGAACCAAAATTAACAATATAACCTAATTTTTCCATTCTTGAAACTATTTCATTTATAAAGTAACCATTCGCTGCACTTAATAATGCTTTTACATTTTCGATAACAAATACTTCTGGTTTTATTCTTTCAACTAAATCAATATATTCCAAAAACAAAAAATTTCTTGGATCTTCAAGTCCTAATTGTTTTCCTTTAAGACTAAATCCTTGACAAGGTGGTCCTCCGATGATCATATTTACTTTGTGTTGTTTTGAAGAGTTTATTATTTCTTCTTTTATTTTTTCATCAGTAATATCTCCAAGTATTGTTTTTGCTTTTGGGTGATTGTGTTTAAATGTTTCCAAAGCATTTTTATCAAAATCAACCGCAACCATAGTTTCAAAATTTTTTATCTTTTCGATTCCTGTTGAAAAACCGCCTGCTCCAGCAAATAAATCTAATATTTTAAACTTCATTTTAAACTCCAATTTTATATTTGAGGTAATACTTTTTTATACCTCAAATTATAGCATTAAAGTATAGTTGATTTTAAAAATACATAATTTCGGAATTAAAAATTTCAAATTTTGCTATTCTTTTTAAATAAAGATAACAAAATATTAGTTTATAAAATATGCTTTATTTAATTTTTATTATTTATAATTTTAAATATGATTAATTTTTTAGAAAAAAGAATGCAAAAAGCCTTAGCAAAAATGGCTAAAAAAACCGTCCTCAAAGAGGAAGATATAATTGAAATTACAAGAGAAGTAAGAATGGCTCTTTTAGAAGCTGACGTTAACTTAAAAGTTGTTAAAGAATTTATTGCTAACGTTAAAGAAAAAGCTCTTTCTACTGAAATTATTGGTAAATTAAACCCTTCACAACAAATGATTAAAATTTTTCATGAAGAACTTGTCAGAATTCTTGGTGGAGAAGTTAAAGAAATTAAAATTGACAAAAAACCTTACATTATTATGATGTGTGGGCTTCAAGGATCAGGGAAAACTACAACAGTAGCAAAATTAGCTTACTATCTTAAAAAGAAAAAACAAGTAGAAAAACCACTTTTAGTAGCTGGTGATATTTATCGTC
This genomic window from Mycoplasmopsis gallinacea contains:
- a CDS encoding HNH endonuclease; translation: MNIIKVSEFLKSKKITPFLFGSFLSRTIFSKNNQYIFTISTFKQSKKSTFTDDEFKEIAVEYRNKLNDLSGEYPYWTILENFKNNFDNSFVINNSNMSSVFVLENDLNLDLKTFEYDLFIKFISENKMYKDEEITNEKREFLTGFFELRGSVDEKLNFLSIDYFFSSVESGRKIQIIIDILNIPLNLINLNFRELQKQYINGKKRNTQLRINLLWYSSIVGFTNPYKINIIENVFNAKSIKKDNYSFFEFSNFKISKSKTINRLNSYLSDIYNRELNNKEIQNLREEYKFKIESDLLESKKVRSKFIRDIVYKNDENICVGCGDKYNLEDRTFMKKDGFLYLEVHHGISFKNGYEFDVIENLIKLCPICHLCLSKNKGRDEDQKEIIKKMIEKKERFLKFAIKIFNTNDQQQLIEKIHQKLG
- a CDS encoding IS1634 family transposase gives rise to the protein MASVQIIKKNKTQYVRIVESYWDKETKKPKIREVKFLGKLEDLTKDNPNFIEELKESVSSKKNQKQKDRNEQILQIMNSLKLDKFKGTEIKGYGNLVYEEIINYLELPNFLNDLQKKNSRSKYDLASITKMLILTRILEPSSKRSSVEKIKKYWYKFDDSLKDIYRSLEFLQDKKADILKHLNEQFVDKINRNLTFCFYDVTTVYFESFIPDELRKFGFSKDNKVNQTQVVLGLLIDDMGIPIYYDLFPGNTSDFLTLKPVLENIKRDLGIDKITIVADRGLNSKSNLLAIKQAGYDYIMAYKIKGKENKIEGIYDLDTYKMMYEEFSVKKQDHKELFKSNNTFYEIDNKLILTFSGKRQRKDKKDRERLIKKAEKLLNLSAIKSEMKRGGKKYLKLSANEVELDHQAILKDEAADGFYGILTSHEDMDEMEIIEQYSKLWKIEESFRVMKTNFEVRPIYLSTEKTIKGHFLICFLALTIQRYLEFVLEYCGYPLPTNKIIESIKNQKLSIIPEINTYIKSEESEEFKTILKVLGLKPIETIGKCEDVKFTI
- the dcm gene encoding DNA (cytosine-5-)-methyltransferase, translating into MKFKILDLFAGAGGFSTGIEKIKNFETMVAVDFDKNALETFKHNHPKAKTILGDITDEKIKEEIINSSKQHKVNMIIGGPPCQGFSLKGKQLGLEDPRNFLFLEYIDLVERIKPEVFVIENVKALLSAANGYFINEIVSRMEKLGYIVNFGSINAKDFGVPQNRERTIIIGSLSKSINLPVKTVEKITTVRDAISDLAYLSSGEGEKETEYLNEGETQYQLLMRGEKLYNHIATKHSDLAIEKLKMIPPEGDKSHLPTHLHGKQKFKTTWSRLKWDTISPTIDTRFDTPSNGRNSHPFLNRAITPREAARIQSFPDSYLFLGNKTSICKQIGNAVPPLMAKEIGATIQRAYKNEVLTNKDWKIYNADAYTIIKELKNDGLKVDHIITDPPYNISKENSFHTLTSGKRKGIHFGEWDENFDLTAWIKSYTELLKPNGSIIIFCSYLYISYLIDELIKNNIVVKDVLVWKKTNPMPRNVDRRYVQDKEFAIWGVKKGAKWIFNKPKETPYLRSEFITGVVSGKERTFHPTQKSLTLMNEIIKIHTNEGDVIIDPFMGSGTTGVASLRLNRSFIGVEKDQKYFELARERILNEHN